DNA from Deltaproteobacteria bacterium:
CCTGCAGGAGGTCGACGATCGCGCCCGCGGCGCGCGGCCCGTGCCCGGAGAACGCGGCGAACCACGAGCGCAGACACGGCACCACCGCGACGTCGATGCTGCCGTCCGCGACCGGCAGCCGCACCGGGTCGAAGACGCGCGCGACGACGACGTGGTCGAGCCCGAAGGCGTCGGCCTGCGCGCGCACCACGCGCAACCGCTCGGCGACGGCGTCGAGTACCACCACCTGCGCCGCGCCGCGTGCGAGCGCGAGCGGAACGGCGCCCCACGTCGGACCGAGCACGAGCACGCGCGAGTGGCGGTCGAGATCCAGCAGCAGCTTCCACCCGGCGCGGGTCGGATCCGAGAGGTCCTGCAGGACGTCCTGCCAGGTGGCACCGGCGAACTTGGCGCGCAGGCGCTCCAGACGTCCGCCGGCCGGGCTCGCGAGGGTGCCGGCGAGCACCTCGCGCGCGAGCCGCCGCTCGGCCTCCGGCCATCCGACGATCGCGCAGTCCGCGATCAGCTCGGCCATCCGAGCGTCCTCGAACGAAGCCGGCCGCGGCAGCGCCGCCGCGAACCGCGGCCCGAGCACGTGGAGCCCGGCGTCGACGCGATACTGGAGCGCGCAGCGCGCGCAGGCCGCCCGCCCCCGCACGTCGTCGAGGGGACCGCGACACACCGGACACGCGAGCGGCTCGAAGCCGCCACGGTCCCCGAGGCTAGGCGAGATCAGGGCCATAGGCTTTCCAGCCGACCAGCTGCGGCAGGCTCACGTCGGAGGTCGCGAGGAAGATCGCGGTGAAGGCGATCGCCTTGACGGTGTACGCCGCGCTCGACGCGACCGCCGCGCCGACCAGCCCGTAGGCGGGGATGAGCGTGAGGTCCCCCGCGACCGTCACGACCAGGCCGGCCAGGGCCGTATAGGTGTTGAGCTCCGGCCGCCCGATGCCCACGTTGTATCCGGAGAGCACGCCGTCGGCGCCGTGCGCCGCGAGGCCGACGAGCAGGATGTAGAGCGCGGGCACCGCCGGCGCGAACTCGGCGCCGAAGAACGCGTGAATCAGCCGTTCGCCGACGACCGCGAGCACGAGGATCGCGGCCAGGTTGATGAGGAAGACGCGGCGGTAGAGGAAGACGCCGCGCACCCGCGCCTCGGCCGTGGACAGGCCCGCGATCAGCGGTCGCAGCACGAACGTCAGGCTCGCGGAGAGCGGCCGGAAGAGCTCCGCGACCTTGGACGCGACCGAGTAGCAGCCGACCACCTCGACGCTCGCGAGCGTCGCGAGGATCATCACGTCGAGCCGCCAGTTCAGCATGTTGGCCATGCGGCCGACGTGGCCCTTGATGCCGAACCGCATGGCGTCGCGCGCCAGGGCCGGGTGCAGGCGCGGCCAGGGTCGGATGCCGCGCCGCAGGAGCATGGCGGCGGCGAGCAGCACGCTCGCGACCGGCCCCGCCACCGCGGCCGCCACGACGAGCGTCATGTCTCCGATGCCCGCGAGGAGCGGCAGCAGCAGCGCGAGCGACACGACGTCGTCCGTCAAGAGCACGAGGTTCGCCGCCTTGAAGCTCCGCAGGCCCTGCTGCACCGAGTTCAGGTAGTCGCGCAGCAGGTTCATCGGAATCGCGAGCCCGACCAGGAGCGCGTCGCGGGCCGACAGCGTGCTGTAGAAGTGCGCGTGCAGGAGGTTGCCGGCCGCCCACCATCCGGCGCAGCCGAGCACTCCCAGCCCGAGCCCGAGCGCGACCGTGGTCTCCGTGATCGCCTGCACCGAGTAGCGCCGGCTTCCGATCAGATACGGATTCGCGATCGTCATGCCCGCGCCGAGGACCGCCGCGATCGTGCCGGGCAGCACGCGCACCAGGGCGAAGGTCCCCGCGCCGGTCGCGCCGAGCGCTCCGGCCACCACGACGGCGGCGAGCGCGGCCGTCGCCGTCGCGAGCAGCTTCGTGACGACCGTGATCGAGGTGGCGCGGACCAGGTTCATCGCTCGCGTCCCTTCACTCGAGCCCCGGCCAGACGAGCAGCGTCTTGCGGCCGTCGCCGTTGGTCCACGCCTGATAGAAGGCCCGGTTCAGATCGTCGGCGGAGCGCACCGGCACCGGCTCGC
Protein-coding regions in this window:
- a CDS encoding oligosaccharide flippase family protein, translating into MNLVRATSITVVTKLLATATAALAAVVVAGALGATGAGTFALVRVLPGTIAAVLGAGMTIANPYLIGSRRYSVQAITETTVALGLGLGVLGCAGWWAAGNLLHAHFYSTLSARDALLVGLAIPMNLLRDYLNSVQQGLRSFKAANLVLLTDDVVSLALLLPLLAGIGDMTLVVAAAVAGPVASVLLAAAMLLRRGIRPWPRLHPALARDAMRFGIKGHVGRMANMLNWRLDVMILATLASVEVVGCYSVASKVAELFRPLSASLTFVLRPLIAGLSTAEARVRGVFLYRRVFLINLAAILVLAVVGERLIHAFFGAEFAPAVPALYILLVGLAAHGADGVLSGYNVGIGRPELNTYTALAGLVVTVAGDLTLIPAYGLVGAAVASSAAYTVKAIAFTAIFLATSDVSLPQLVGWKAYGPDLA